One region of Arvicola amphibius chromosome 3, mArvAmp1.2, whole genome shotgun sequence genomic DNA includes:
- the LOC119810514 gene encoding 60S ribosomal protein L29-like encodes MAKSKNHTTHNQSRKWHRNGIKKPRSQRYESLKGVDPKFLRNMRFAKKHNKKGLKKMQANNAKAASARAEAIKALVKPQVVKPKVPKGPSRKLTHLAFIAHPKLGKRIRSYMARGRRLQKIKPKVQAKAEASAAAQAPKGAQAPVKAP; translated from the coding sequence ATGGCCAAGTCcaagaaccacaccacacacaaccagtcccggaaatggcacagaaatggcatcaagaaacccCGGTCACAAAGATACGAATCTCTCAAAGGGGTTGaccccaagttcctgaggaacatgcgttttgccaagaagcacaacaagaaaggcctgaagaagatgCAGGCAAATAACGCAAAGGCTGCGAGCGCACGTGCGGAGGCCATCAAGGCCCtggtgaagccccaggtggtgaagCCCAAGGTGCCAAAGGGCCCCAGTCGCAAACTCACCCATCTCGCTTTCATCGCTCACCCCAAGCTTGGGAAGCGGATTAGAAGCTACATGGCCAGGGGTCGTAGGCTCCAAAAAATAAAGCCCAAGGTTcaagccaaggcagaggcctcagctgcagctcaggctcccaaaggTGCCCAGGCCCCTGTGAAGGCCCCATAA